The region CGGATGTGATTTCCTGTCCGGTTCTCATCAGCTCACCTACACCGATAACCATAAGCAGCGAGGTATCTTTAAGACTGATTATAAACTGGTTGCCAAGTGGCGGTATCATGCGTTTGAGAGCCTGCGGCCAAACAACATAGCGCATAGTCTGCGCGCTGGTAAGTCCGATGGACCTTCCCGCTTCGACCTGCCCCAAATTGATGGACTGAACAGCACCACGAACAATCTCGGCGATATAAGCACCTGAATTAACGGCAATAATGACAATACCGGCGGTCATAGGGGGAATACGCATCCCAATAGCCATGGGAACCCCGTAATAAAGAAACATCGCCTGTACCAGCATTGGAGTTCCCCTGATGGTCTCGACGTAA is a window of Maridesulfovibrio sp. DNA encoding:
- a CDS encoding amino acid ABC transporter permease, with the translated sequence MAFAFDTSVFWDTFPMLMRGLKLTVEITVGGLFFGFLLGSAAGLMKLSRNFFTRKIAGVYVETIRGTPMLVQAMFLYYGVPMAIGMRIPPMTAGIVIIAVNSGAYIAEIVRGAVQSINLGQVEAGRSIGLTSAQTMRYVVWPQALKRMIPPLGNQFIISLKDTSLLMVIGVGELMRTGQEITSVNFRAFEVYLAVACVYLVMTLSIAFVMRRIEKKLNISRR